A genome region from bacterium includes the following:
- the truB gene encoding tRNA pseudouridine(55) synthase TruB — translation MPKNDIINGGYLVIKPKGVTSRGVDNIIGKLLGTRRVGHVGTLDPSATGLLPVLIGKATKVASFIDSGVKGYSVEIVLGVTTDTDDSTGEVIDEKPIEVDEKTIKNVIEGFIGEIEQVPPRYSAKKYYGVPLYKLARKGVEIKLEPRKVKIFSIEDIDIKLPRVRFNVVCSTGTYMRALARDIGFKLGCGAHLSWLERTRVGPHRIEDGIPLEEIVKSIREGEPQKYLLSVNELLPHLKRVSADPMEAWKVKHGQIIPHLAYDVASGEIFAIENSDGEIIAIAEKTDGGYKYKRVLT, via the coding sequence ATGCCGAAAAACGACATCATCAACGGTGGTTATCTTGTAATAAAACCCAAAGGGGTCACATCACGCGGTGTCGACAACATAATAGGGAAATTATTAGGCACCCGCCGTGTGGGACATGTCGGCACTCTCGACCCATCAGCGACAGGACTTTTGCCCGTACTAATAGGCAAAGCCACAAAAGTAGCATCTTTCATAGATAGCGGCGTAAAAGGTTACAGCGTCGAAATAGTTCTCGGAGTAACCACTGATACTGATGACTCGACTGGTGAGGTGATAGACGAAAAGCCAATCGAAGTCGACGAAAAAACAATAAAGAATGTGATAGAAGGGTTTATCGGCGAAATAGAACAAGTTCCACCACGATACAGTGCAAAAAAATACTATGGTGTTCCTCTCTACAAACTCGCAAGAAAAGGAGTAGAAATAAAACTTGAACCTCGCAAGGTTAAGATATTTTCCATAGAGGACATAGACATCAAATTGCCAAGAGTAAGATTTAATGTGGTTTGCAGCACTGGAACTTACATGAGAGCACTGGCAAGAGATATAGGTTTTAAGCTTGGCTGTGGCGCGCACCTTAGCTGGCTTGAGAGAACACGAGTTGGACCTCACAGAATAGAAGACGGCATCCCGCTCGAGGAGATAGTGAAATCAATACGGGAAGGCGAACCTCAAAAATACCTTCTCAGTGTTAACGAGCTTCTCCCCCACTTAAAAAGGGTTTCAGCCGACCCTATGGAAGCATGGAAGGTAAAACATGGGCAAATAATTCCACATCTCGCTTATGATGTGGCTTCAGGCGAGATATTCGCTATCGAAAACTCGGACGGGGAAATAATTGCTATTGCCGAAAAAACGGACGGAGGATATAAATACAAGCGGGTGTTAACCTGA
- the mazG gene encoding nucleoside triphosphate pyrophosphohydrolase produces MDGKTGELFEKLVEIVKKLRAPGGCPWDREQTHESLRPNIIEEVYELVEAIDSKDYDAMKEELGDILLHVLFHADIEREAGRFDINDVIVGITSKLIRRHPHVFGETKVKDTEEILHNWEQIKLRERKENSSHASLLDGIPKSMPALLVAQRMQEKAARIGFDWEDIKDVLKKVHEELAELEESIANNERNSRIESELGDLIFAITNLARFLGINAEMALRKTNEKFSSRFRHIEKKLRELGVENPTLELMDKFWDEAKEHEE; encoded by the coding sequence ATGGACGGAAAAACGGGTGAACTTTTCGAAAAGCTTGTAGAAATCGTGAAAAAGCTAAGAGCTCCTGGCGGCTGTCCATGGGATCGCGAACAAACGCACGAGTCACTGCGACCAAATATAATCGAGGAAGTGTATGAGCTTGTTGAGGCTATAGACTCCAAAGACTACGATGCAATGAAAGAAGAACTCGGCGATATACTGTTGCATGTTCTCTTCCACGCCGATATAGAACGAGAAGCAGGGCGATTCGATATTAATGATGTTATAGTTGGAATAACCAGCAAGCTTATAAGACGGCATCCACATGTATTTGGCGAAACAAAAGTGAAAGACACCGAGGAAATACTACACAACTGGGAACAAATAAAACTTAGGGAGCGCAAAGAAAATTCATCTCATGCATCGCTCCTTGACGGCATACCAAAAAGTATGCCAGCACTTCTTGTGGCGCAGAGAATGCAGGAAAAAGCTGCAAGGATAGGTTTCGACTGGGAAGACATAAAGGATGTCTTGAAAAAGGTGCATGAAGAACTCGCTGAACTTGAGGAATCAATAGCTAATAATGAGAGAAACTCACGAATTGAAAGTGAACTTGGAGACCTTATTTTTGCTATAACAAATCTTGCGCGATTTCTCGGCATAAATGCTGAAATGGCCCTAAGGAAAACAAATGAGAAATTTTCCTCACGATTCAGACATATAGAGAAGAAGTTGCGCGAGCTTGGGGTAGAAAATCCCACTCTT